A single genomic interval of Amycolatopsis albispora harbors:
- the pqqE gene encoding pyrroloquinoline quinone biosynthesis protein PqqE — protein MAVKPAEPPLGMLAELTHRCPLHCSYCSNPIELVTRERELDTGQWLSVLSQARELGVLQVHLSGGEPLARPDLPELVSHASELGCYVNLVTSGLGLTEKRLDDLADRGLAHIQLSVQGADAERADRLAGTRAHEHKLTAAALIKRAGLPLSVNVVLHKQNHDQLAGIIALAERMGADRLELANTQYYGWALKNRTALMPTREQLAAAEPVVRAATERLRGAMEVIYVVADYYEPYPKPCMYGWGARQLTVAPDGDVLPCPAATAITTLELDNVTRKPLHDIWYRSSSFNAYRGEDWMSETCRSCDRRGADHGGCRCQAFLLTGDAAATDPVCSRSPDRELVDLILAAPPPAVEPELVMRRVAR, from the coding sequence ATGGCTGTGAAGCCCGCGGAGCCACCACTGGGCATGCTGGCCGAGCTGACCCACCGCTGCCCGCTGCACTGCTCGTACTGCTCCAACCCGATCGAGCTGGTCACCAGGGAGCGCGAACTCGACACCGGCCAGTGGCTTTCCGTGCTGTCACAGGCACGCGAGCTGGGCGTGCTGCAGGTGCACCTGTCCGGCGGTGAGCCGCTGGCGCGGCCCGACCTGCCGGAACTCGTCTCGCACGCCAGCGAACTCGGCTGCTACGTCAACCTGGTGACCAGCGGTCTCGGGCTGACCGAAAAGCGGCTCGACGACCTCGCCGACCGCGGCCTGGCCCACATCCAGCTGTCCGTGCAGGGCGCGGACGCCGAGCGCGCGGACCGGCTCGCGGGCACCAGGGCACACGAGCACAAGCTCACCGCCGCCGCGCTGATCAAGCGCGCCGGGCTGCCGCTGAGCGTGAACGTGGTGCTGCACAAGCAAAACCACGACCAGCTCGCCGGGATCATCGCACTCGCCGAACGCATGGGCGCCGACCGGCTCGAACTGGCGAACACGCAGTACTACGGCTGGGCGCTGAAGAACCGGACCGCCTTGATGCCGACGCGTGAGCAACTCGCGGCCGCCGAACCGGTCGTGCGCGCCGCCACCGAGCGCCTGCGTGGCGCGATGGAGGTCATCTACGTGGTCGCGGACTACTACGAGCCGTACCCGAAACCGTGCATGTACGGCTGGGGCGCGCGGCAGCTGACCGTGGCGCCCGACGGTGACGTGCTGCCGTGCCCGGCGGCGACCGCGATCACCACGCTCGAACTGGACAACGTCACCCGGAAACCGTTGCACGACATCTGGTACCGCTCGAGTTCGTTCAACGCCTACCGCGGTGAGGACTGGATGAGCGAGACCTGCCGCTCGTGCGACCGGCGCGGCGCCGACCACGGCGGCTGCCGCTGCCAGGCCTTCCTGCTGACCGGGGACGCGGCGGCCACCGATCCGGTCTGCTCGCGCTCGCCGGACCGCGAGCTGGTCGACCTCATCCTGGCCGCGCCACCACCGGCGGTCGAGCCGGAGCTGGTCATGCGGCGGGTGGCACGATGA
- the pqqB gene encoding pyrroloquinoline quinone biosynthesis protein PqqB, protein MKVLLLGTAAGGGFPQWNCACSLCTSDAPHRTQDCVAISADGRGWYLLNASPDIRAQILGSPVLRAGPGPRETPLRGALITDAELDHTLGLVMLREAPSFGVWGPDAALHAMRGALPVGRYGDWRFSPVAPEIGGLRVSALPVSDKKPKYARDSTMDGPWVVAYRIEDPATGGVFVYAPCLAAWPPGFDEFTDGADYVLLDGTFYGADEMSGATRAGVGTQAQRAMGHVPISGADGSLARIRDRPGPRWAYTHLNNTNPALAPDSPEHKEILAAGAELPLDGTLLDL, encoded by the coding sequence ATGAAGGTCCTGCTGCTCGGCACCGCCGCCGGAGGCGGTTTCCCGCAATGGAACTGCGCATGCTCGTTGTGCACTTCGGACGCTCCACATCGGACGCAGGACTGCGTGGCGATCAGCGCGGACGGGCGCGGCTGGTACCTGCTCAACGCGTCGCCGGACATCCGCGCGCAAATCCTCGGCTCGCCCGTGTTGCGAGCCGGGCCAGGGCCACGCGAGACACCGTTGCGTGGTGCGCTGATCACCGACGCCGAGCTGGACCACACGCTCGGGCTGGTCATGCTGCGCGAAGCGCCGTCGTTCGGCGTCTGGGGACCGGACGCCGCGCTGCACGCGATGCGCGGCGCGTTACCCGTTGGCCGCTACGGGGATTGGCGGTTTTCCCCGGTGGCACCGGAAATCGGCGGCCTGCGGGTGTCGGCGCTGCCGGTCAGCGACAAGAAGCCGAAGTACGCGCGTGATTCCACTATGGACGGCCCTTGGGTGGTCGCCTACCGGATCGAGGACCCGGCCACCGGTGGTGTGTTCGTCTACGCGCCCTGCCTGGCGGCCTGGCCGCCCGGCTTCGACGAGTTCACCGACGGTGCCGACTACGTGCTGCTCGACGGCACCTTCTACGGCGCCGACGAGATGTCCGGGGCGACCCGCGCCGGAGTCGGCACCCAGGCGCAGCGCGCCATGGGGCACGTACCGATCTCCGGCGCGGACGGCAGCCTCGCCCGCATCCGCGACCGCCCGGGACCACGCTGGGCCTACACGCACCTCAACAACACGAATCCCGCGCTCGCCCCGGATTCCCCGGAACACAAGGAAATCCTGGCCGCCGGCGCCGAACTGCCGCTCGACGGCACACTGCTGGACCTCTAG
- a CDS encoding aldo/keto reductase yields the protein MRTTTLGRSGLEVSRIAFGTWQLGGDWGAFDEDTAIEAIRHARELGVNFFDTAQGYGFGKSEALLGKALREELTRDRDSLVIATKGGIYPGEQRSRDAGRKSLRSGVEESLRHLGLDHIDLYQVHWPDADTPAEETASALQELVDEGKIRHAGVSNYDTRQLAAFDATRPVETLQPPYHLFRRAIEQDPMPYAREHNIGVLAYSALGSGLLTGALTPDSTFDSDDWRSKSSAFQGENLRRNLEVVDRLKEFAATKNITVSQLAIAWVLAQPGVHVAIVGARKPKNISESLAAADVDLSAADLAEIERLTAGAVQVEGANPEGVA from the coding sequence ATGCGTACGACGACTTTGGGCAGGAGCGGGCTGGAGGTTTCCCGGATCGCGTTCGGGACCTGGCAGCTCGGTGGGGACTGGGGCGCGTTCGACGAGGACACCGCGATCGAGGCCATCCGGCACGCGCGCGAACTCGGCGTCAACTTCTTCGACACCGCACAGGGTTACGGCTTCGGCAAGTCGGAAGCCTTGCTGGGCAAGGCGTTGCGCGAGGAGCTGACCCGTGACCGCGACAGTCTGGTGATCGCCACCAAGGGCGGGATCTACCCGGGCGAGCAGCGCTCGCGTGACGCCGGACGGAAGTCGCTGCGCAGCGGCGTTGAGGAAAGCCTGCGACACCTCGGGCTGGACCACATCGACCTGTACCAGGTGCACTGGCCCGATGCCGACACCCCCGCGGAGGAAACCGCGTCGGCGCTCCAGGAACTGGTGGACGAGGGCAAGATCCGGCACGCCGGAGTGTCCAATTACGACACTCGGCAGCTGGCCGCCTTCGACGCGACGCGGCCGGTCGAGACGCTCCAGCCGCCGTACCACCTGTTCCGCCGCGCGATCGAGCAGGATCCGATGCCGTACGCGCGCGAGCACAACATCGGCGTGCTCGCCTACAGCGCGCTCGGCAGCGGCCTGCTCACCGGTGCGCTCACGCCGGACAGCACCTTCGACAGCGACGACTGGCGTTCCAAGTCGTCCGCGTTCCAGGGCGAGAACCTGCGGCGCAACCTGGAAGTGGTGGACCGGCTCAAGGAGTTCGCGGCCACCAAGAACATCACGGTCAGCCAGCTGGCGATCGCCTGGGTGCTCGCGCAACCCGGTGTGCACGTGGCGATCGTCGGTGCCCGCAAGCCGAAGAACATCTCCGAGAGCCTGGCCGCCGCGGACGTCGACCTGAGCGCCGCGGACCTGGCCGAGATCGAGCGCCTCACCGCCGGCGCCGTGCAGGTCGAAGGCGCCAATCCGGAGGGCGTCGCCTAG
- a CDS encoding ArsR/SmtB family transcription factor → MPEKAPLLELRVLAHPLRLRILSLLTGTAMSAAEAARELNETQANVSYHLRRLHEAGLLEVAEEVRIHGGLAKRYRHVPGRGPAWDHGDREGEQLFAEALAGELRRRTEHRLPSGRSAITDAEVWLSPDDWARAVRLAHELGELLHDAARPPRTPETQRVSATIALFEMTAS, encoded by the coding sequence ATGCCGGAGAAGGCCCCGCTGCTGGAGCTGCGCGTGCTCGCCCACCCGCTGCGCCTGCGCATCCTGTCGCTGCTCACCGGGACCGCGATGAGCGCCGCCGAAGCCGCTCGTGAACTGAACGAGACGCAGGCCAACGTGAGCTACCACCTGCGGCGGCTGCACGAGGCGGGGCTGCTCGAAGTCGCCGAGGAGGTCCGCATCCACGGCGGGCTGGCGAAGCGCTACCGGCACGTCCCCGGCCGCGGACCCGCCTGGGACCACGGTGATCGCGAGGGCGAGCAGCTGTTCGCCGAGGCGCTGGCCGGCGAGTTGCGGCGGCGCACCGAGCACCGCTTGCCGTCCGGCCGATCCGCCATCACGGACGCCGAAGTCTGGCTGAGCCCCGACGACTGGGCACGCGCCGTGCGATTGGCGCACGAACTCGGCGAACTGCTGCACGACGCCGCCCGCCCACCACGCACGCCGGAAACCCAACGGGTCAGCGCCACCATCGCCCTGTTCGAGATGACCGCGTCATGA
- a CDS encoding MFS transporter yields MSLREPLRHRSFRWLLAGRTGAELANAIAPVALAFAVLDLTGSVVDLGLVVGVRSLANVILLLFGGVLADRLPRAVILQGTGVAAALTQGLIAASVLGGFASIPLLLGLSALNGAVSAMSLPAAASLTPQTVPATLLTPANALARMGANTGRIIGAALGGVLAAGVGAGWAIAVNAVVFLLSAAGYRGVRIVRRVREERSNPLKDLAEGWREFTARSWVWVVVAQFTVVNAVIMGSHAVLGPKVADDTVGRAGWGFVLAAETLGAFVGGVLAARWQPRRALLIGVAVISVEAVPLVVLAELPSLVPLLAAMFLAGIAIEQFVVAWDVSLQENIPEDKLARVYSYDMLGSFIAMPVGEIAAGPLAARFGADVTLLAGALLVLVSTALALCSAQIRSLTRKAAQPASVTGPIPSTDHTPTP; encoded by the coding sequence ATGAGCCTGCGCGAACCGTTGCGGCACCGCAGTTTCCGCTGGCTGCTGGCCGGGCGGACCGGCGCCGAACTGGCCAACGCGATCGCACCGGTGGCGCTGGCGTTCGCGGTGCTGGACCTGACCGGCTCGGTGGTCGACCTCGGCCTGGTGGTCGGCGTGCGGTCGCTGGCGAACGTGATCCTGCTGCTGTTCGGCGGGGTGCTGGCCGACCGGCTGCCGCGGGCGGTGATCCTGCAGGGCACCGGGGTGGCCGCCGCGCTCACCCAGGGCCTGATCGCGGCGAGCGTGCTCGGCGGTTTCGCGTCGATCCCGCTGTTGCTGGGGCTGAGCGCGCTCAACGGCGCGGTGAGCGCGATGTCACTGCCGGCCGCGGCTTCACTGACCCCGCAGACCGTGCCCGCGACGCTGCTCACGCCGGCGAACGCGCTGGCGCGCATGGGCGCGAACACCGGGCGCATCATCGGCGCCGCACTGGGCGGGGTGCTGGCGGCCGGGGTCGGTGCGGGGTGGGCCATCGCGGTGAACGCGGTGGTGTTCCTGTTGTCGGCGGCGGGTTATCGCGGGGTCCGGATCGTGCGGCGGGTGCGCGAGGAGCGGTCGAACCCGCTGAAGGACCTGGCCGAAGGCTGGCGGGAGTTCACCGCGCGGTCGTGGGTGTGGGTGGTGGTGGCGCAGTTCACCGTGGTCAACGCGGTGATCATGGGGAGCCACGCGGTGCTCGGCCCGAAGGTCGCCGACGACACGGTGGGGCGCGCGGGATGGGGTTTTGTGCTGGCGGCGGAAACACTGGGGGCGTTCGTCGGCGGGGTGCTGGCCGCGAGGTGGCAACCGCGGCGGGCGCTGCTGATCGGGGTGGCGGTGATCAGCGTCGAGGCGGTGCCGCTGGTGGTGCTGGCGGAGCTGCCGTCGCTGGTGCCCTTGCTGGCGGCGATGTTCCTGGCGGGGATCGCGATCGAGCAGTTCGTGGTGGCTTGGGATGTTTCCCTGCAGGAGAACATTCCGGAGGACAAACTGGCGCGGGTCTACTCGTACGACATGCTGGGCTCGTTCATCGCCATGCCGGTCGGCGAAATCGCCGCGGGGCCGCTGGCCGCGCGCTTCGGCGCGGACGTGACTTTGCTGGCCGGAGCACTGCTCGTGTTGGTGAGCACCGCTCTCGCTTTGTGCAGTGCGCAGATCCGATCGCTGACGAGAAAGGCCGCGCAACCCGCCTCCGTCACCGGCCCGATCCCTTCGACCGACCACACCCCGACCCCGTAG
- a CDS encoding amidase — MNESGTLLTASELVAAYGSGELSPVEATQASLDAIAERDGELNAYCLVDADSALEQAKLAEQRWREGNPIGWLDGVPTSIKDMFLTQGWPTQRGSRCIDPAGPWEVDSPVTARLREHGLVLLGKTTTPELGWKAVTDNTLNGITRNPWDPALTAGGSSGGSAAAVAAGMGELSVGTDGGGSVRIPASFCGIVGFKPTHGRIPLYPASPFGPLGHAGPMARSVDDVALLLDVLALPDHRDPSALAPPVSSYREAVRRDVRGVNAAYSANLGYVDVDPEIARITLAAVAAVNEAGLRIEETDPGFADPLDAFDVLWSTGAAKWLDTFPEGSAELIDQGLRRVWEHGHTFSAGDYLEASAVRAALGIHMGEFHLRHDVLITPMMPISPFEAGHDVPPGSSYQTWPEWTRFTYPFNLTQQPAISVPIGFTAAGLPVGLQIVGPRHSDDLVLAVAKLVEEVIPRTTDRPAAPRR, encoded by the coding sequence ATGAACGAGTCGGGGACCCTGCTGACGGCCAGTGAGCTCGTCGCGGCCTACGGGTCCGGGGAGCTGTCGCCGGTGGAGGCGACCCAGGCCTCCCTCGATGCGATCGCCGAGCGGGACGGTGAGCTCAACGCGTACTGCCTTGTCGACGCCGATTCCGCGCTGGAACAGGCAAAACTGGCCGAGCAGCGGTGGCGCGAGGGCAATCCGATCGGCTGGCTGGACGGGGTGCCGACCTCGATCAAGGACATGTTCCTCACCCAGGGCTGGCCGACGCAGCGCGGTTCGCGGTGCATCGACCCGGCCGGCCCGTGGGAGGTCGACAGCCCGGTCACCGCGCGGCTGCGCGAGCACGGGCTGGTCCTGCTCGGCAAGACGACCACGCCCGAACTGGGCTGGAAGGCCGTCACCGACAACACGTTGAACGGCATCACCCGCAACCCGTGGGATCCGGCGCTCACCGCGGGCGGTTCGAGCGGCGGCAGCGCGGCGGCGGTCGCGGCGGGCATGGGTGAGCTGTCGGTGGGCACCGACGGCGGTGGCTCGGTGCGGATTCCGGCGTCGTTCTGCGGCATCGTCGGCTTCAAGCCGACGCACGGGCGGATTCCCCTGTATCCGGCGAGCCCGTTCGGGCCGCTGGGGCACGCCGGTCCGATGGCGCGCTCGGTCGATGACGTGGCGTTGCTGCTCGATGTGCTGGCGTTGCCGGATCACCGCGATCCGTCGGCGCTGGCGCCGCCGGTGAGTTCGTACCGCGAGGCGGTGCGGCGGGATGTGCGCGGGGTGAACGCGGCGTACTCGGCGAACCTCGGGTATGTGGACGTGGACCCGGAGATCGCGCGGATCACCCTGGCGGCGGTGGCCGCGGTGAACGAGGCGGGGTTGCGGATCGAGGAGACGGACCCGGGGTTCGCGGACCCGCTGGACGCGTTCGACGTGCTGTGGTCGACGGGGGCGGCGAAGTGGCTGGACACGTTCCCCGAGGGGTCGGCGGAGCTGATCGACCAGGGGCTGCGGCGGGTCTGGGAGCACGGGCACACGTTCTCCGCGGGCGACTACCTGGAGGCGAGCGCGGTGCGGGCCGCGCTGGGCATTCACATGGGCGAGTTCCACCTGCGGCACGATGTGCTGATCACGCCGATGATGCCGATCTCGCCGTTCGAGGCGGGGCACGATGTGCCGCCGGGGAGTTCGTACCAGACCTGGCCGGAGTGGACGCGGTTCACGTACCCGTTCAACCTGACGCAGCAGCCGGCGATCAGCGTGCCGATCGGGTTTACGGCGGCGGGTTTGCCGGTGGGGTTGCAGATCGTCGGGCCGCGGCATTCGGACGATTTGGTACTGGCGGTCGCGAAGCTGGTGGAAGAGGTCATTCCGCGGACTACGGATCGGCCAGCGGCGCCGCGCCGGTGA
- a CDS encoding D-2-hydroxyacid dehydrogenase, whose protein sequence is MDSIEHAAAVRYTDEAGLKKALHGADILFVYDFLSTAVPGAWEAADKLRWLHIASAGVDPVLFPGLRESDVVLTNSRGVFDDAIAEYVLGVVLAFAKDFARSRQLQQERTWLHRETERISGRRALVVGTGPIGRSIARLLRAAGLSVAGAGRTARESDPDFGVVHASAELTTHLGDYDYVIAVAPLTEQTKGMFDARAFAAMKPGARFVNVGRGELVVTEDLIGALRDGRPAGAALDVFDTEPLPSDSPLWTMENVLISPHMSGDFIGWRNTLVEVFAANFERWRTGQPLRNVVDKRLGYVPSGSN, encoded by the coding sequence ATGGACAGCATCGAGCACGCGGCCGCGGTGCGTTACACCGACGAGGCGGGTTTAAAGAAGGCGTTACACGGCGCTGACATCCTCTTCGTCTACGACTTCCTGTCCACCGCCGTGCCCGGCGCGTGGGAGGCCGCGGACAAGCTGCGCTGGCTGCACATCGCGAGCGCCGGCGTGGATCCCGTGCTGTTCCCCGGCCTGCGCGAGAGCGACGTGGTGCTGACGAACTCGCGAGGCGTGTTCGACGACGCCATCGCCGAGTACGTGCTGGGTGTGGTGCTCGCCTTCGCCAAGGACTTCGCGCGGTCGCGGCAGCTCCAGCAGGAGCGGACCTGGCTGCACCGCGAGACCGAGCGGATCTCCGGCAGGCGCGCGCTGGTGGTCGGCACCGGGCCGATCGGCCGGTCGATCGCCCGCCTGCTGCGTGCCGCCGGGCTGTCCGTGGCCGGTGCCGGGCGCACGGCCCGCGAGTCCGATCCGGACTTCGGCGTGGTGCACGCGTCCGCGGAACTGACCACGCACCTCGGCGACTACGACTACGTGATCGCGGTGGCGCCGCTGACCGAGCAGACCAAGGGCATGTTCGACGCGCGGGCCTTCGCCGCGATGAAGCCCGGCGCGCGGTTCGTCAACGTGGGGCGGGGCGAGCTGGTGGTCACCGAGGACCTGATCGGCGCGCTGCGCGACGGCCGTCCGGCCGGGGCCGCGCTGGACGTGTTCGACACCGAGCCGCTGCCCTCGGACAGTCCACTGTGGACCATGGAGAACGTGTTGATCTCCCCGCACATGTCCGGGGACTTCATCGGCTGGCGCAACACGCTGGTCGAGGTGTTCGCCGCCAACTTCGAGCGGTGGCGCACCGGGCAGCCGCTTCGTAATGTCGTGGACAAGCGTTTGGGCTACGTGCCGTCAGGCAGCAACTGA
- a CDS encoding Asp/Glu/hydantoin racemase — protein sequence MPVFDGPLAQRGIGVIAPFDLALERELWRWVPMEVSLHLARTPYEPVPVSMEMAQLVSDSKHLAAATRDVLHVEPEVVAYLCTSGSFVNGIDYERSLCKAICDAGAPDAVTTSGALAEVLHRLDLHKVSVLTPYDEDLTGKLHDFLAELDVKTVSSDHLGLGGGIWKVSYRTIAERILAADHSEAEAVFVSCTNLPTFDLIEPLEAALGKPVLTANQLTMWACLMRMGLPIVGPGKWLRDVS from the coding sequence ATGCCCGTGTTCGACGGCCCGCTCGCGCAGCGGGGCATCGGGGTGATCGCCCCGTTCGACCTCGCGCTGGAGCGCGAGCTCTGGCGCTGGGTGCCGATGGAGGTCTCCCTCCACCTGGCCCGCACGCCGTACGAACCCGTGCCGGTGAGCATGGAGATGGCGCAACTAGTCAGCGACAGCAAGCACCTCGCGGCCGCCACGCGTGACGTGCTTCACGTGGAACCAGAGGTGGTCGCCTACCTCTGCACGTCCGGCAGCTTCGTCAACGGCATCGACTACGAGCGCTCGCTGTGCAAGGCGATCTGCGACGCCGGGGCGCCGGACGCGGTCACCACCTCCGGCGCGCTCGCCGAGGTGCTGCACCGCCTGGACCTGCACAAAGTCTCCGTGCTGACGCCGTACGACGAGGACCTGACCGGCAAGCTGCACGACTTCCTGGCCGAACTGGACGTGAAAACGGTGTCCAGTGACCACCTCGGCCTCGGCGGCGGCATTTGGAAGGTGAGCTACCGGACCATCGCCGAGCGCATCCTCGCCGCCGACCACTCCGAGGCCGAAGCGGTGTTCGTCAGCTGCACGAACCTGCCCACCTTCGACCTGATCGAGCCGCTGGAGGCGGCGCTCGGCAAACCGGTGCTGACCGCGAACCAGCTCACCATGTGGGCCTGCCTGATGCGGATGGGCCTGCCGATCGTCGGCCCCGGGAAGTGGTTGCGTGACGTTTCGTAG
- a CDS encoding aspartate/glutamate racemase family protein, whose amino-acid sequence MTTIGFIYPDHAAEDDYPLAERLLGQRFPVEHIYGTDLHAVPELLDLGSPERLKEGAGLLAKHEPDAVVWACTSGSFVYGWEGARKQADQLAEVAGVPSTSTSFAFVEAAKALGVRKVAVAASYPDDVARLFVEFLGAGGVEVLSMSSAGIDTAAEVGELSPEAVVELAVAHDHPEADAVLVPDTAMRTLGVLGAIEDRLGKPVLTANQVTIWEGLRQAGAPVASAELGALFRDKGN is encoded by the coding sequence TTGACCACGATCGGCTTCATCTACCCGGACCACGCGGCCGAGGACGACTACCCGCTGGCCGAGCGCCTTCTCGGACAGCGGTTCCCGGTCGAGCACATCTACGGCACGGACCTCCACGCCGTGCCGGAGCTGCTCGATCTCGGCAGCCCGGAGCGCCTGAAGGAAGGCGCCGGACTGCTGGCCAAGCACGAGCCGGACGCCGTGGTGTGGGCGTGCACGAGCGGCAGCTTCGTCTACGGCTGGGAGGGCGCGCGCAAGCAGGCCGACCAGCTCGCCGAGGTCGCCGGGGTGCCGTCCACCAGCACTTCCTTCGCGTTCGTCGAAGCGGCCAAGGCGCTCGGGGTGCGGAAGGTGGCCGTCGCCGCCAGCTATCCCGACGACGTCGCGCGGCTGTTCGTCGAGTTCCTCGGCGCGGGCGGGGTCGAGGTGCTCAGCATGTCCAGCGCGGGCATCGACACCGCGGCCGAGGTCGGCGAGCTGAGCCCGGAGGCGGTGGTCGAGCTGGCGGTCGCGCACGACCACCCGGAGGCCGACGCCGTGCTCGTGCCGGACACCGCGATGCGCACGCTCGGCGTGCTCGGCGCCATCGAGGACCGGCTCGGAAAGCCGGTTCTCACCGCGAACCAGGTGACCATCTGGGAAGGTCTTCGCCAGGCCGGCGCCCCGGTGGCGTCCGCCGAGCTGGGAGCTCTGTTCCGGGACAAGGGAAACTGA
- a CDS encoding GntR family transcriptional regulator produces MPLADIEPVNRESTAGIIARQLRDAIMNGALPPGTQLGETELASRFQVSRGPLREAMQRLVSEGLLRSERHRGLFVIDLEPDDVYDIYVARAAIERAAALRIMRGDREKAAAALDEIVREMAAAADEDDPTALSDADLRFHEVLVAESGSRRLMRMTQTLLIETRMCLSMLQQTYQRVEERVDEHNQLIDAIRAGDEETVLKLLEAHMEDAVQRLLPGTTLH; encoded by the coding sequence ATGCCGCTGGCCGACATCGAACCGGTGAACCGGGAGTCCACCGCGGGCATCATCGCGCGGCAGCTCCGCGACGCGATCATGAACGGCGCGCTGCCGCCCGGCACGCAGCTGGGCGAGACGGAGCTGGCCTCGCGGTTCCAGGTTTCGCGTGGCCCGCTGCGCGAGGCGATGCAGCGGCTGGTCTCCGAGGGGCTGCTGCGCAGCGAACGGCACCGCGGGCTGTTCGTGATCGATCTCGAGCCGGACGACGTGTACGACATCTACGTCGCGCGGGCGGCGATCGAGCGGGCGGCGGCGCTGCGGATCATGCGCGGTGACCGGGAAAAGGCCGCCGCCGCGCTCGACGAGATCGTGCGTGAAATGGCCGCGGCCGCCGACGAGGACGACCCGACCGCGCTGTCCGACGCCGATCTGCGCTTCCACGAGGTGCTGGTCGCCGAATCCGGCAGCCGCCGGCTGATGCGGATGACGCAGACGCTGCTGATCGAGACCCGCATGTGCCTTTCGATGCTGCAGCAGACCTACCAGCGGGTCGAGGAACGCGTGGACGAGCACAACCAGCTGATCGACGCCATCCGCGCCGGTGACGAGGAAACCGTGCTGAAGCTGCTGGAAGCCCACATGGAGGACGCCGTGCAGCGGCTGCTGCCGGGCACCACGCTGCACTGA
- a CDS encoding apolipoprotein N-acyltransferase has translation MTKTKLLWWSGVALLALTVHTNWASPLAAWLFAIPLLLFTFAARRGLLKVLGALAIGTLVWLAATTLLFVPAALLAFAVLTLLQWLAFVAHRLLTPRLPGFLGTLVFPVTLAGAEYLFPLVVRFGDYGALGSTQHANLPLLQLASVTGVYGITFLMGWFASTAVWAWETRNARRFVVYGLVLAAVFAGGAARLAFFAPADTSVRVAAVSPTRAADERTASALSTMEVEYWRAGAVVAADPGGVRAAFAPVTDDLLEQTRRQAVAGAKIVLWPETHARVLEGDQRELLDRATVIARETGAYVNLAYAMYTAEAPNIRNLSTMITPSGEIAWTYDKSQPTPMEPMTPGPGVVPTVDTPYGRIAGVICYDADFPHLMRQAADKGADLLLVPANDWAEFSELHAEKAVFRNVEYGYSMLRDSAHGLSTAVDAQGRVLASTDWFRTDQQTLVANLSVQARTATVYSTVGDAFAWLCLAGAGALTLAALRRRPGL, from the coding sequence GTGACCAAAACGAAGCTGCTCTGGTGGTCCGGCGTCGCCCTGCTCGCGCTGACCGTGCACACCAACTGGGCCAGTCCGCTCGCGGCCTGGCTGTTCGCCATCCCACTGCTCCTGTTCACCTTCGCCGCGCGCCGCGGGCTGCTCAAGGTGCTCGGCGCGCTCGCCATCGGCACGCTCGTCTGGCTGGCGGCGACCACGTTGTTGTTCGTGCCCGCCGCGCTGCTCGCCTTCGCCGTGCTCACGTTGCTGCAGTGGCTGGCCTTCGTCGCGCACCGGCTGCTCACGCCGCGCCTGCCCGGTTTCCTGGGCACGCTGGTCTTCCCGGTCACGCTCGCCGGTGCCGAGTACCTGTTCCCGCTGGTGGTCCGGTTCGGTGACTACGGTGCGCTCGGGTCCACTCAGCACGCCAACCTGCCGCTGCTGCAGCTGGCCTCGGTCACCGGCGTGTACGGCATCACGTTCCTGATGGGCTGGTTTGCCTCGACCGCGGTCTGGGCCTGGGAAACCCGCAACGCGCGCCGGTTCGTGGTCTACGGCTTGGTGCTGGCCGCGGTGTTCGCCGGGGGCGCCGCCCGGCTCGCCTTCTTCGCGCCCGCGGACACTTCGGTGCGCGTCGCCGCGGTGAGCCCGACCCGCGCGGCCGACGAGCGCACCGCGAGCGCACTGTCCACAATGGAGGTTGAATACTGGCGGGCGGGCGCGGTGGTGGCCGCGGATCCCGGTGGCGTCCGCGCGGCCTTCGCGCCGGTCACCGACGACCTGCTCGAGCAGACCCGCCGCCAGGCCGTGGCGGGCGCGAAGATCGTGCTCTGGCCGGAAACCCACGCCCGCGTCCTGGAGGGGGACCAGCGTGAACTGCTCGACCGCGCGACCGTGATCGCGCGGGAAACCGGCGCCTACGTCAACCTGGCGTACGCGATGTACACGGCCGAAGCGCCGAACATCCGCAACCTCAGCACCATGATCACGCCGTCCGGTGAGATCGCCTGGACCTACGACAAGAGCCAGCCGACGCCCATGGAGCCGATGACACCCGGGCCGGGTGTGGTGCCCACTGTGGACACTCCGTACGGCCGGATCGCCGGGGTCATCTGCTACGACGCCGACTTCCCGCACCTCATGCGCCAGGCCGCCGACAAGGGCGCGGACCTGCTGCTGGTGCCCGCCAACGACTGGGCCGAGTTCTCCGAGCTGCACGCGGAAAAGGCGGTCTTCCGCAACGTCGAATACGGCTATTCGATGCTGCGCGACTCCGCACACGGGTTGTCCACAGCTGTGGACGCGCAGGGCCGGGTGCTCGCCAGCACGGACTGGTTCCGGACGGACCAGCAGACCCTGGTCGCCAACCTGTCGGTGCAGGCTCGTACCGCCACCGTCTACAGCACCGTCGGGGACGCCTTCGCGTGGCTCTGCCTGGCGGGCGCCGGTGCCCTCACCCTCGCCGCCCTACGCCGCCGTCCGGGGCTGTGA